GAGTGCGACGGCGTTAGAAAAATTTCAAGCCGCATTTCCGGACGCGACCTGCAAAAGTGTTCTGGATACTGTGGTGATTGACGTGGAGCCGGACAGGCTGGAAAACACACTTTCCACACTGAAGACTGATCCCGCATTGAACTGTGGCCTCCTTCTCGATGTTACCGGAATTGATTATAAAGACTATCCTGGGCCAGACCGGACACGCTTTGCTGTAGTCTACACCCTGCGCAACTGGCAGGACAATTTTCTTGTTCAGGTGCGCTGTCCGGTGGAAGATCCGGAAAAGGGAGTCACTTCCGCAACTCACCTCTGGGGTTCGGCAAACTGGGGTGAACGGGAAACCTGGGACCAGTATGGTATTACTTTCCAAAATCATCCGGACCTGAGGCGCATTCTCAACCACTGGCAGTTCAAGGGTCATCCACTGCGCAAGGATTACGACATAGGAAAAGGCCAGATCTGCACTGAAAGTGATAGACTGGAAAAAGAAATCAGGGCGAGACTTGCCGAAAACGGTATTGAAGAATCCACCATGAAGGATATCAATACCGAAATCATGTTTCTGAACCTGGGCCCATCCCACCCCGCCACCCATGGTGCCATCCGGATTCTCACCGCGCTGGACGGGGAAACGGTCATGGCCAATGTCAACGAGATAGGCTATCTGCACAGGGGATTTGAGAAAACGGCAGAAAACCGTACCTACAACCAGATAGTCCCTCTGACCGACAGGTTGAACTACTGTTCCTCCATGATGAACAATATCGCCTATGTCAAGGCGGTTGAATCGTGGCTGGGAGTAGAGATTACTGAACGTGCTCAGTTCATGCGCGTTATCCTGACCGAATTCTACCGGGTCCTTGACCATCTGGTGTGCATAGCGGCAAATCTGGTTGATATGGGTGGACTGACAAACTACTGGTACCTCTATAATGAAAAGGAAGCGGCTTATGATTTCATCAGCCGCCTCACCGGAGCCAGGCTGACCAGCTCCTTTACCCGCATCGGCGGTATGTACCGGGATTTTTATGAAGGATGGGAAACCGACCTGGAACTCCAGCTGCGTGACATTGAAAAGGGTATCGGTGATTCCCTGGCCCTTATAGAAACCAACAGGATTGTCCACGACCGGACTCAGGATGTCTGCATTCTTCCTGCAGAAACTGCCCTTTCCTACGGTTTTACCGGCCCGACCCTGAGAGCAAGCGGGATCCCCTTTGACCTGAGAAAGGATGCGCCGTACTACAACTACGAATCCTTCGACTTTGAAGTTCCCGTGGGCAGCAAGGGGATATCTACGACCGGGTAATGATCCGTTTCGAGGAAATGTTTCAGAGCATCAGCATTATCCGCCAGGCAATGAAGTCCATCCCCAAGGGCCCGGTCTTCATACAGAATTCACAGGTAGTTCTCCCACCCAAGAACGCTGTCTACAATAATATTGAAGGACTGGCGAATCATTTCAAATTGATCTTCGAGGGTGTCAAAACACCATCTGGAGAATGGTATGATTCCTTTGAAGCGGCAAACGGGGAACTGGGTTTTCATTTTGTCTCCGACGGTTCAGGTCAACCTTACAAACTGAAAGTTCGCCCTCCCTGTTTTTATATAATGGGCGGATTCCATAAAATGATCGAAGGGAACATGATTGCCGATGCAGTTATCAACCTGGGAAGCATCAATATTATCGGCGGGGAGTTGGACAGATGAGTGACCGTTCACAACTGATATCTACAGGAAAACCATTCCAGTTCGACAGCAAAAGAGATGCCGAATTCGAGCGTCTCGTCAAACGCTACCCGACACGGGAATCCATGATTCTTCCGGCCCTCTGGCTGACCCAGGAGCAGGAAGGCTGGATCAGTGCGGAGGCTATAGCCTATATAGCCGACAGGATTGGCACCTTTGCCAGCAAGGTCTTTGAATGTGCAACGTTTTATACGATGTACCACCTTCAACCCATGGGCAAGTATCACATCTGCGTCTGCCGGACATTATCCTGCTGGCTGCGAGACAAGCAGGCGATAGTTGATTACCTCAGGGACGAAATTGGTATTGAGCCGGGTCAGATTAGTGAAGACGGCAGATTCAGCCTCGAAGAAGTTGAGTGTCTGGGCCACTGCGGCACGGCCCCTGTTGTCCAGATCAACGGTGAATTCCATGAGGAGATGGATGTGGACAAGCTGAAAGCACTGCTGGCAGGGCTTGATTGAAGCCATAAAGAAGAATGAGAATCGCCCTTCCGGCATAATCAGCACCGTGCGGGAACTGATTTTCAGACACAATGTGAGCGAACAGATATGGAAGTGAAAATACTCAGTGCCAAGTTCGATATGAAGGACGCCAACAGGCTTGAAGTTGCAAAGCAGCATGGCGCCTATGCTACCCTTGACAAACTCTTCTCCATGAAACCGGAAGAAGTTATAGCCGAGGTGAGAGACAGCGGACTCAGGGACGTGGCGGAGCCGGGTTTCCCGCCGGTGTGAAATGGGGCTTTCTTCCGAAAGATACAGGTAAACCTGTCTACCTGGCAGTAAACTCAGATGAATCGGAACCGGCAACTTTCAAGGACCGCTATATTCTTGTGCGTGACCCCCATATGCTGATTGAGGGTATTATCATCTGCAGCTACGCCATCGGTTCCCATGATACCTATATTTATATCCGCGGTGAATACACAACCCAGGTCAAGGTACTCCAGGCGGCCATTGATGAGGCTTATGATGCGGGGTATCTCGGAGATAAGGTAGCCGGTCATGATTTCAAGCTGAATGTCACCGTCCACCGTGGTGCAGGTGCTTATGTCTGCGGTGAAGAAACAGCACTCCTCGAATCTATTGAGGGCAAAAAAGGCCAGCCACGCTCCAAACCGCCTTTCCCAGCGGTTGCCGGACTGTATGACAGCCCGACAATTATTAACAATGTTCAGAGTATAGCCTCTCTGCCATTCATTATTGAAAATGGAGCTGATGCCTATAGGAAATACGGCACGGAAAAAAGTCCAGGCACCCATCTTTTCGGTATCTCCGGACATGTGGAAAAACCAGGCATGTACGAACTCCCTCTCGGGCTGCCGCTTCTGGAAGTTATCGACAAGGTAGCGGGAGGGGTCTGGAAGGGTCGAAAACTCAAAGGTATCATTCCCGGTGGCAGTTCCACTCCGGTACTGACTCCCGAAGAGGCAAAAACAGTAACCCTTGACTATGAATCAATGGCTGAGCACAAAACAATGTTCGGCTCCGGTGGTATCGTCGTCCTTGATGAAACCGTTGACATGGTCAAACTCGTGCAGAACCTGATCTATTTTTACCACCATGAATCCTGCGGACAGTGTACTCCCTGCCGTGAAGGACTGGGTTGGATGTTGAAGATCATCAACAAAATTGTTGCCGGAAAAGGAAGGCTTTCCGACGTGGAGTTGCTCCGGGAACTCTGTGACAATATAGAAATGAAGACGGTTTGTGTCCTGTCGGCCGCCTGCACCATGCCTGTTCGCAGTTACCTTGATAAATTCAGACACGAATTTGAGGCCTGTGTTGCAGGAGAAAATGGATCAAAGCAGGAAACAGAACAGGAAGAGCGCTAACCCACTTGAGGGAAATGCAGGTTTACTGCACTCCCAAGGTGAATGATTATCAGGAAATACCCCATGGCTGAAACGATTAAGCTTTTTGTGAATGGATGTGAAGTCGAAGTTGAGGCAGGCAAGAACCTGATAGATGCCATCGGTGCTGTCGGTATTGAAATCCCTCATCTCTGCTACCATCCAGCACTTGGTGCCGACGGAAACTGCCGTATGTGCCTTGTCGGCATAGAAGACGGCAGACCACCTCTTGTACCGGCGTGCAAGACACAGGCGGTTGAAGGAATGAAAGTGCTTCTTGATGCGGAGCACATTAAAAAAATACAGAAAGACGTACTGGAACTGGAACTGATAAACCACCCAACCGACTGTCCTATCTGCGACCAGGCAGGAGAATGTTCCCTGCAGGACTATTATATGACCTATGGCAGAGAAGAAAGCCGGATGAATGTGGACCAGGTCAAAAAAGCCAAGAAGCTGGATTTCGGCTGCGGTGTCGTTCATGACCAGGAACGATGCGTGGTCTGCGGCAGGTGTGTTCGATTCTGTCGCCAGATCACAAAGACCGGAGAGCTTGGAATAGTCAACCGAACTGATTCAGCCCGGGTCACGATCTTTCCCGGCCGACCCCTTGATAACAGGTATGCACTGAATGTGGTTGATCTCTGTCCTGTGGGTGCCATGACCAGTGCTGATTTCCGATTCAAACAACGGGTCTGGTTCCTGAAGAAAAACAGAAGCATCTGCCATGGCTGCTCCAGGGGTTGCAACATAACCGTCGACCATAACCGGGAAAAGGACAGTGATGATATGATCTATCGTTTTCGCCCGCTTTTGAATGAGCAGGTCAACGGTTATTTCATGTGCGACGAAGGCAGGCTCAGCTATCACGGTGAAAATGAAAACAGATTAAGCGAAGCTAGGTTAAGCAAAACTCCTCTTTCCTTTGATGACGCAGTCACTGCCGCACTCAGGGAAATAGAAAAACATGATGACATTCTTTTTCTGCTTTCTCCGAACAGTACACTGGAGCAGATGATGGCCATCAGATCTTTTGCGGAAAAAATCGACGCCACCCTCTCGGGATTCAGTGATGGGTATATCAAAAAGGGTGACGGTGATGATTACCTCATCCAGGATGATAAATCCGCCAACCGGGCCGGTCTTGAACTTCTGGGAATAGACAGCTCGAAAGAGGCTTTTGAAACGGCTCTGAAGAAAGCTGATCTGCTCTTGAATTTCAACAACGATCTGCTCCTCGCCTACAGTGAGACAGAATTGAAAAAACTGTTGAAAGATACCCGTGTTATCGGATTATCCAGCCATGAAACAGCCTGTTTCCAGCAGGCCAACTTGTTGCTTCCCGTGGCGTCCTTCACCGAGTACGGCGGCAGTATCATCAACTGCGATTCAATTCTGCAGTTTTTTGCAAAGGCCGTCAGTAAAAACAGCGAACCTGTTGAAATCTGTGAACTGATTTCCCTCCTGGGAGGCCCCTTCCATGACAGAACGCAGCTGTGGGAGGAACTGAAAAAAAACTGTGAGCTGTTAAGCAATGTTGATCCAGACAATATCCCGCCAGCGGGGTTGAAATTAACTGATAGTGAGGCTGACAATGTCCCGGCTTGATATTTTACTGATTGCCATACGAGTTGCCTTCGGGGCGTTTATTCCGCTCTGTTTCATTGCCGTCTGCGTCTGGATGGAACGCAGAGGTGCCGGTTTCTTTCAGGACCGGGCGGGTCCGAACCGTGCCAATATCTTCGGTTTCAGGGCCGCGGGACTGGTACAGAATCTCGCCGATGCCGCAAAACTCATCTTCAAGGAAGATGTGATTTCCGGCCACATCAAACACAAGTTCTATTTTGTCCTGGCACCGCTTATCGTATTTTTCACCGCTGTGGTTTCCTTTGCGGTAGTGCCCTTTGCCGACACCCTGGTACTGAACGGTAAAAGCTATATCATGCAGGCCATTCCCGTCGATCTTGGTATTCTCTGGTTCCTGGCCCTTGCCGGATTCAGTGTCTACGGCATTATCCTTGCAGGCTGGTCCTCCACCAATAAATATGGTGTTCTCGGTGGACTTCGCTCGGCTGCCCAGGTTATCAGCTACGAAATTCCCATGGGCCTGGCCATTGTCAGTCTGCTGGTTGTGTATGGCACAGTTAACCTGAATGAAATGGCCCATTTTCAGGGACAGCTCCTTTTCGGCTTTATCCCGATGTGGGGTGTTGTCCTCCAGCCCCTGGGGTTTATAATTTTTCTGGTTGCCGCTTTTGCGGAAACCAACCGGACGCCGTTTGACCTTGCCGAAGGCGAAAGTGAAATTGTTGCCGGTTTCCACGTGGAATACAGCGCCATGAAATTTGCTGTATTCTTCATGGGAGAATACGTGGCTCTCTTTGCCTCAAGTGCGATAATTGTCACTCTCTATTTTGGTGGATACCAGGTACCGTTTCTCGCCACCGAGACCCTGGTCAATTATGCCAAACCTGTGGCTTTTATTCTCATGATCGCCCTGCCTGTCATGATGTATTATTTCGCTGGTTGGATCAGAAGAAGTAATATCAGCCATTACCCCGGGAAAATGATCCCCGGGTCCATGAAGCCAATGTCTATATTAAATGCTTCTGGGGTCTGGTCGCCATTCTGGAACTGGCACTGTTGGCAATACTGCTCCTCAAGTCAGGTGGTGATGCAGCCCACGTTTTTGTGACTCTGCTGCAGGTTACAACCTTTCTTCTGAAAGTTACGATGATGATCTTTGTGTATATCTGGGTTCGTTGGACCCTGCCCCGTTTTCGCTACGATCAATTACAGAAACTGGGATGGCAGATGCTCCTTCCACTGGCACTTCTGAACATCTTCATTACAAGCGCGTTTGTTGTTGCGCTCAGCTAAAGGAGGCTTTTTCCATGGGTGCTAAAGTTAAAACAATGGAACGCAGGGGCGCGACCTGGACCGAGCGGGTCTATCTCATAGAGATTTGCAAGGGAATGGCTACGACTTTTCGCCATTTTCTCAGAAACCTGCTCGATAACTCCAAGCTCTATGTCCGTCATTATCCGGAAGTACAACCTGAAATACCGGTTCGCTGGCGTGGTCGTCACAGGCTCACCACCCACGAAGATGGTACGGTCAAATGCGTTGCCTGCTTCATGTGCCAGACCAACTGCCCCGCCAACTGTATCAGTATTGAGGCGGGAGAGAGACTGGACGGCAAAACGGAAAAGATGCCTGTAAAATTTACTATTGACCTGCTGGAATGCATTTACTGCGGTTATTGTGTGGAGGCCTGTCCTCTGGACGCAATCCGCATGGATACGGGTATATTCTCTGTTACCGGTTACAACAGGGACAGTTTCGTTCTCAGTCTCGAGGAACTGCTGCAAACCCCAGGTGCATTTTCCGAAGAAGAATACAAAAAAGGGGGCGCTTGATATCATGTTTGCCGAGTGGTTATTTACCGGTTTTTCAATCCTGTCGGTTCTTGGCGCCATTGGCCTGGTCATGTTTCGACACCCAATGAACGGGGCAATGAGCCTGATTGTTACCCTGATCTCTCTTGCTGGACTCTATGCACTGCTGTCCGCCAAACTGATCTTTGCGATTCAGCTCATTGTCTACGCCGGGGCCATAATGTCCCTTATCCTCTTTATTATCATGTTTCTCAATATTCAGACGGAGGATCTTCCTGAAGAAAAAGGACGTTTTCTCTACCTGCTGGGTGGTGTGGTAGTTCTCGTGCCTGTTTTCACCTTCCTCCTCAAGATTATAAAGAGCCTGCCGGACACAAAAACCACCATCATAGGAAACGGCTTTGGCGGGGTAAAGGAGGTCGGTCTTGTCCTTTTCAACGACTGGCTTCTTCCCTTTGAAATTGTATCAATTCTTCTGCTCGTGGCTCTTGTGGGTGCCATAGTCCTTGCAGGAAAAAGGAGGATGAGCAAATGATTCAGAACTATCTCATCTTAAGTGCCATTCTCTTTTGTATCGGCATCCTTGGCGTCGTTTCCAGGCGAAACGTCCTCACGGTTTTCATGTCGATTGAGCTTATGCTCAACGCAGCTAATCTTGCGTTTATTGCCTTTTCCAGATTCCATGAAAGCATGGACGGTCATGTGCTGGCCATGATGGTAATGGCGGTGGCCGCAGCTGAAGCGGCTCTTGCACTTGCGGTTGTCATACTGCTGCACAAGCACAAAGGCAAACTGGACACCAATGTATTCAGCTTGTTAAAAGGGTGATTTCATGGAACATACTGTAAACTATCTCGGTTTTATCCCGCTTTTTCCCCTTCTGGGTGCTGTTGTGCTGGGGGTGATGCATATGCTCACCTGCACAGAAGAAAAAAGTCCTTTTTCCGAAAAACTCTACGGTGTGCTGGCCTGTGTCGGCCCCGTAATCTCTTTCCTGTTCGCCCTGCTGGTTTTCTTTCAACTCAAGGGCATGGCCCCTGAAGCAAGGTATCTCAGCCATGACGCCTTCACCTGGTTCAGTGTTGGTGAGCTTACAGTCAAAATGGGCTTTCTTGCCGATCCTCTCAGCTCACTTATGCTGCTCTTTGTGACGTTTATCGGTTCGTTAATCCACATCTATTCCATAGGTTATATGGCCGATGACAGGAATTACGGGAAATTTTTTGCCTACCTCAATCTTTTTCTCGGTTCCATGCTCATCCTGGTGCTTGGCAGCGGACCTGTTGTCATGTTTGTCGGCTGGGAGGGGGTCGGACTCTGCTCATATCTCCTGATCAGCTTCTACAGTGAAGACACCAACAATGTTATCGCCGGTAACAAGGCCTTCATCGTCAACAGAATTGGCGATCTTGGCTTTGTCCTGGGGATGGCTTTTCTTTTCTGGGCAATTGGCTCCGGTGGATTTGATTATCTTTCCCTGAGGGAAAATGCCCATCAGCTTACCCCGGCCGTTGGCCTTGCCGTCTGTCTGCTGCTTTTTGTCGGTGCCTGTGGTAAATCAGCACAGATTCCTCTTTATGTCTGGCTGCCGGACGCCATGGCCGGCCCCACTCCTGTTTCTGCACTCATCCATGCTGCGACAATGGTTACCGCCGGTGTCTACATGGTTGCCCGTTTCAGCTTTATCTATGCCCATGTACCTGTCGCTGGAACAGTGGTTGCGTGGATCGGTATCCTGACTGCTCTACTGGCTGCCATCTTCGGCATGTTCCAGCGTGATATCAAAAAGATACTTGCCTATTCCACGGTCAGCCAGCTCGGTTACATGTTTGCCGGTGTCGGTGTTGCCGCATACTCCGCAGGAATCTTCCATGTCTTCACCCATGCCTTCTTCAAGGCTCTGCTCTTTCTCGGTGCCGGCGCAGTTATCTACGCTCTGCACCATGAACAGGATATATGGAAAATGGGCGGGCTGAAAGATAAAATGCCCAAAACCTACTGGACCATGCTGATCGGTGCCTTTGCCCTGGCAGGATGTCCACCGTTTGCCGGTTTTTTCTCAAAGGATGAAATCCTCTTTTCTGCCCTCGCCAGCGGCCATACCGTTATCTGGATTATCGGAGTCGCTGTTGCCGGAATGACGGCCTACTACACCTTCCGTATGATATTTCTCGTCTTTCACGGTACTCCCCGAGACAAAGAGGCCTTTGATCATGCGGAGGAAGCTCCACCTGTCATGACAATTCCTCTTATAATTCTGGCTGTCGGTGCTCTTTTTGCCGGTTTTCTCAACTTCCCCGCAATCTTCGGTGGACATCTCAAAGTTTCACACTGGCTGGCGCCCAGCCTTGTGGAACACCACCCCCATGTGGGTGTCAGTGTCGAAATACTTGCCATTGCCACCAGTATTATCGCCTTTGCTATCGGTATCAGTATCGCCTGGAAAAAATTCGGCCACGGAGCCGAAGAGCCGGAATACAAAGGCTTTGCCAAATTCGGTTACAATAAATTTTATGTGGACGAAATATATAACGCCATCTTTGTCCAGCCTTACAAGGCCATTGGCACAGTGATCTGGAAAAATCTGGAACCCAATGTCACAGATATTCATGTAAAATTATCCACCTGGCTGTACCGAAAAGGAGGCAGCGCCTTCAAGGTATTCCAGAACGGCTTTGTCCGGGTATACGCAATTTATATGGTCATAGGTTTGAGCCTTATGAGCCTGCTTCTCTCTCAATCGCTCAATTAGGTAAGGTGCAATAATGTTTGAAAATGTCCTTTCAGTCATGATCTTTCTGCCGATCCTTGCGGGTCTGGCGCTCCTCCTTTTCCCGGTTGGAAAAAGTGGTTCCAGGCTTACTGGATTCATTGTCTCCGTTATCATTTTCATGTTCGGTATTGAATTATTCCTTGATTTCACAGGTAATGGCGGCATGGAATATGCTGTTAACCGGCCCTGGATAGACTCCCTCGGTATCAGCTACAGCCTAGGCATTGACGGTATCAGTCTCCTTGTTCTCCTGGCATGCTCCCTGCTTTTCCCTCTGATTTTTGCTGTTTACTCCGGTAAAACCAAAGGATACTACGCTAATCTTCTTATTGCCCAGGGAGCGATGCTCGGAGCCATTTGTGCCACAGATATTGTTCTGTTTTACATCTTCTGGGAAATCATGCTTCTGCCGATCTTTTTTATGATAGGTCTCTGGGGTGGAGAAAAACGTCTCGCAGCAACCCTGAAAATCACCATCTACACCATTGCTGGTTCCCTGCTCATGCTGGCCGCCCTGGTATATGTCGGTGTATCCTACCATTCCCAGTTCGGCGCCTGGAGTTTCAATATCGCCGACCTGAGAAATCTTGACCTTTCAGGGGGCTTCGCGGTTACTGCCTTCATAATGTTCATGATAGCCTTTGCTATTAAAATCCCCTTGTTTCCTTTTCATACCTGGTTACCGGACGCCTATACAGAAGCACCAACTTCTACGACCTTTGTCCTTTCAGCCATCATGGCAAAAATCGGTGTATACGCGGTTATTCGCTTTGTCATACCTGTCTTTGAAATTGAATTTGCCCGATTTGCCCTGCTTCTTTCACTGGCCGGAGTGGTGGGCATGATGTATTGCGGTCTGGCGGCAATCACCCAGAAGGATTTTAAACGACTGCTTGCCTTTTCATCCGCCTCGCACATGGGCATCATTGCCCTCGGCGTTTTCTGCATGAATATTCAGGCCCTGACCGGTAGTCTATTCCAGATCGTTGCCCATGCGACGAGTACCGGGATACTTTTTGTTTTTGCCGGTCTCATTGAAGAAAGAATGCAGACACGGAATATTGCCGACCTTGGCGGTATCGCCTACCGGGCGCCGATCTTTGCAACCTTCTTTGCCATTGCAATGCTGGCGTCAGTGGGCCTGCCCGGAACCAGCGGGTTTATTGGAGAATTCCTGATTATTCTCGGAGCCGTTAAATTCAATGCATTTATCGGTTTCCTGGCTGGAACAGCACTTATTATCGGTGTCTGCTATATGCTGTGGATGTTCCAGCGGCTCTTTTTTGAAAAGAGCAATACAAAAACCGAAGGGTTTAAGGATCTGAGCCTCCTGGAGACTGTGACCTTTTTACCGGTCATTCTTCTCATTCTCTTTATGGGGATCTATCCACAACCCTTTCTTCAAAAAATTGAACCGGCTGCCGAGCTTCATGTTGCCGGTTTTACAACCATGACGGTAACTGAAACTGTCGCCGAAACTGTCGTCCCCGCTCAGGAACACGACACCCATCACAAGAATTAAGGCCAGGATAAATTATTATGAATGATTTTCTGTCATTGCTCCCTCTAATTATAATCTGTTCAGGTGGTATTGTGCTGATGCTCCTCTCCGTTCTCGAAACCATGAAAACGGAAACCGCCTCGTATATAAGCCTTGGTTTTTTTGGAATTGCTTTTTTCATTCAATTTCTTATTGCCTGTTACCCGGAATCTGATCTTTTTGCCGGCACATTCAGTTCGATGCTGGTGGCCAATTCCTTTACCGGTGTTGCCGGGCTTATTATCCTGGGTGCAGGTTTTTTCACGGTAATGAGCTGCCATACTTATTTTCAGCAAAACAAAGTCTGTACCGTTGAATTCTATTCCCTGCTTCTCTTTGCAAGTTGTGGTATGATCCTGCTGACCTTGGCAAGAGAACTGATTACCGCGTTCATTTCCCTGGAAATCATGTCCCTGGCTATCTACATCCTGGTCGGATATGACAGAAAACGTGTTACCAGCACCGAAGCCCTGCTCAAATATCTCATGCTCGGAGCATTTGCCGGAGCCTTTTTTACCATGGGAGCCGCTCTGGTCTATGGAGCTGCCGGCTCCACAAGGTTTGTCGAAATCAGTAATTATATTTCTTCAAACTCCGCTGCTACACCTCTGCTTATTGGCGGTGCCTTTTTCATCCTCATCGCTTTTCTTTTCAAGGTTGCCGCTTTTCCGTTTCACGCCTGGGTCATCGATGTTTATGACGGTGCGGCAACTCCCGTAACCGGATTTATGGCAACTGCCCTGAAGGCTGCCGTATTCACTGTTTTTGCCAATTTTCTCGCCATCAACGGTGCCCTGCAGAAAGAATGGATCACTTTTCTCTTCTATATCGCGTTGTTTACCATGTTCGGCGGCAATCTGATTGCCATCGGCCAGTCAAATATCAAACGTATGCTTGCAGCCTCCGGCATTGTTCATTCCGGCTATCTCCTCATAGGTCTGATTGCCATCAGCACCAAGAGTTTCACAGGTTCTGTTATCGCTTATTACCTTGCTGCATATGCGGTCGGCACCTTGGGAATTTTTGCCGCTCTCTCTTATCTTGGTGGCAAAAATGAAAGCAGAGTTTCCTTTGATGATTTCAAGGGACTTGCAAAGGTTCGCCCCTATTCCGCAGCAGCTATCTCGGTTTTCCTTCTGTCCATGGCCGGTATTCCTCCAACAGCTGGCTTTATGGGAAAATTTTATATTATCACAAGTGCTATTACTGAAGGCCAGATTGCCCTTGCTGTTTTCGGTGTCATCAGCAGTATTCTCTCAATGTGGTACTATCTGCGTCTCATAATCTGCATGTATTTCAATGAGGCGGAAGACAGTTTCGAAATTGAAAAGTCTCCCTTTGCCCCGGCATGCACATTTATTCTCGCAGTCTGTGTTTTTGCCATTGGACTCTACCCCATCGTCATTTAAAACCTATACAGAGGTAGACGGTGCACTACATTGTGGCAATTTAAAAGAATTGTATTACAGTTTTAACTGTGAAACCCCATCGCAGAAAGTGTTTCCGGCCGCAGTCTGATTTTCATCACTCTGTTGCAATCACAGGGTGTAAATACCAGCAGGTTTAAAAGGTAGATCTATGGATTGGATCCGGCCATGCCTTTATCAGGAAGCCGGCCCTGCATACAATAGTTTATATTATCAACCGGGAGTCAACCATATGAAAGTAAAGGACATATTAGCTGTTAAAGGCAGTCAGGTCAGAACAGTTCACGAGGACATCTCTGTTATAGATGCAATGTCAATTTTCTCAGCAAACAGGGTTGGTTCTCTTCTGGTCGTCGACAAAAATGATTCCATTCTCGGGATCATTGCCGCTCGGGATGTTCTCATGGCAGTCCTGAATGACCTGGACAGGATCACTGAATTGCCGGTCAAAGAGATCATGACCAGAGAACTCATTGTCGCCACTGAAAACGATGATGTTGATTATGTACAAGCTATCATGACAGAAAACCGCATCCGGCATATTCCTGTTATTGAAGGGAGTGATCTGAAAGGTCTTATTTCCATTGGTGACGTTGTTAAAGCCCAATTGAAAAAAAAGGATGTGGAAAATAAATATCTGAAGGATTACATAGCCGATAAGTATCCAGGATAACAGTTTATCCTTTCTCAACCCGAAAAGCCCTCAGGTTGTTTCCTGAGGGGCTTTTTTGTTCTGTTATCCTGTTACTGCTGATGCGTTATTCCTCCTTCGCAAAATATTTTTTGGTTTCAGAGACCACCACTGGAGTAAGAAAAATCAAACCGATGAGATTAGGTACAGCCATTAATCCATTCAA
The DNA window shown above is from Desulfomarina profundi and carries:
- a CDS encoding complex I subunit 4 family protein, which codes for MFENVLSVMIFLPILAGLALLLFPVGKSGSRLTGFIVSVIIFMFGIELFLDFTGNGGMEYAVNRPWIDSLGISYSLGIDGISLLVLLACSLLFPLIFAVYSGKTKGYYANLLIAQGAMLGAICATDIVLFYIFWEIMLLPIFFMIGLWGGEKRLAATLKITIYTIAGSLLMLAALVYVGVSYHSQFGAWSFNIADLRNLDLSGGFAVTAFIMFMIAFAIKIPLFPFHTWLPDAYTEAPTSTTFVLSAIMAKIGVYAVIRFVIPVFEIEFARFALLLSLAGVVGMMYCGLAAITQKDFKRLLAFSSASHMGIIALGVFCMNIQALTGSLFQIVAHATSTGILFVFAGLIEERMQTRNIADLGGIAYRAPIFATFFAIAMLASVGLPGTSGFIGEFLIILGAVKFNAFIGFLAGTALIIGVCYMLWMFQRLFFEKSNTKTEGFKDLSLLETVTFLPVILLILFMGIYPQPFLQKIEPAAELHVAGFTTMTVTETVAETVVPAQEHDTHHKN
- a CDS encoding CBS domain-containing protein encodes the protein MKVKDILAVKGSQVRTVHEDISVIDAMSIFSANRVGSLLVVDKNDSILGIIAARDVLMAVLNDLDRITELPVKEIMTRELIVATENDDVDYVQAIMTENRIRHIPVIEGSDLKGLISIGDVVKAQLKKKDVENKYLKDYIADKYPG
- the nuoL gene encoding NADH-quinone oxidoreductase subunit L is translated as MEHTVNYLGFIPLFPLLGAVVLGVMHMLTCTEEKSPFSEKLYGVLACVGPVISFLFALLVFFQLKGMAPEARYLSHDAFTWFSVGELTVKMGFLADPLSSLMLLFVTFIGSLIHIYSIGYMADDRNYGKFFAYLNLFLGSMLILVLGSGPVVMFVGWEGVGLCSYLLISFYSEDTNNVIAGNKAFIVNRIGDLGFVLGMAFLFWAIGSGGFDYLSLRENAHQLTPAVGLAVCLLLFVGACGKSAQIPLYVWLPDAMAGPTPVSALIHAATMVTAGVYMVARFSFIYAHVPVAGTVVAWIGILTALLAAIFGMFQRDIKKILAYSTVSQLGYMFAGVGVAAYSAGIFHVFTHAFFKALLFLGAGAVIYALHHEQDIWKMGGLKDKMPKTYWTMLIGAFALAGCPPFAGFFSKDEILFSALASGHTVIWIIGVAVAGMTAYYTFRMIFLVFHGTPRDKEAFDHAEEAPPVMTIPLIILAVGALFAGFLNFPAIFGGHLKVSHWLAPSLVEHHPHVGVSVEILAIATSIIAFAIGISIAWKKFGHGAEEPEYKGFAKFGYNKFYVDEIYNAIFVQPYKAIGTVIWKNLEPNVTDIHVKLSTWLYRKGGSAFKVFQNGFVRVYAIYMVIGLSLMSLLLSQSLN
- a CDS encoding NADH-quinone oxidoreductase subunit N, translating into MNDFLSLLPLIIICSGGIVLMLLSVLETMKTETASYISLGFFGIAFFIQFLIACYPESDLFAGTFSSMLVANSFTGVAGLIILGAGFFTVMSCHTYFQQNKVCTVEFYSLLLFASCGMILLTLARELITAFISLEIMSLAIYILVGYDRKRVTSTEALLKYLMLGAFAGAFFTMGAALVYGAAGSTRFVEISNYISSNSAATPLLIGGAFFILIAFLFKVAAFPFHAWVIDVYDGAATPVTGFMATALKAAVFTVFANFLAINGALQKEWITFLFYIALFTMFGGNLIAIGQSNIKRMLAASGIVHSGYLLIGLIAISTKSFTGSVIAYYLAAYAVGTLGIFAALSYLGGKNESRVSFDDFKGLAKVRPYSAAAISVFLLSMAGIPPTAGFMGKFYIITSAITEGQIALAVFGVISSILSMWYYLRLIICMYFNEAEDSFEIEKSPFAPACTFILAVCVFAIGLYPIVI